The genomic DNA TTCGCGTCCAGCCCATCGCCAGTGGCTGCCTGTGCGGCAGCCTGACGTTCATGGCGTTTTGGAGCGAAAATAAACTTATCCAGACACCACAACAAACCTGTCACCAGGGTAGCAATGACCAGAATCAGGGCAAACATGTTCGCCATGCCAACTCCTTAGGGTTATTTGCCGTCTTTACCAACATGAAGGATGGCAAGGAATGCTTCCTGCGGCAGTTCGACGTTACCGACCTGCTTCATACGCTTCTTACCTTCTTTCTGTTTCTGCAGCAGCTTTTTCTTACGGCTGACGTCACCGCCGTAGCATTTCGCCAGAACGTTTTTACGCAGCTGTTTCACAGTAGAACGGGCAATAATGTGGTTACCGATGGCGGCCTGAATCGCGATATCAAACTGCTGACGCGGGATCAGCTCTTTCATCTTCTCAACCAGCTCACGGCCACGGTATGGCGCATTGTCGTTGTGAGTGATGAGTGCCAGCGCATCCACACGCTCGCCGTTGATCAGCACGTCCACACGCACCATGTTAGACGCCTGGAAGCGTTTGAAGTTGTAATCCAGTGATGCATAGCCACGAGAGGTAGACTTCAGACGATCAAAGAAGTCGAGGACCACTTCCGCCATAGGGATTTCGTACGTCAGCGCAACTTGATTACCGTGGTAAACCATGTTGGTCTGTACGCCACGCTTCTCAATACACAGCGTAATAACGTTACCCAGGAACTCCTGCGGCAGCAGCATATGACACTCTGCAATGGGCTCGCGCAGTTCTTCGATATTGTTCAGCGGTGGCAGCTTGGACGGGCTATCGACGTAGACGATCTCTTTGTTGGTGGTCTGCACTTCGTACACAACGGTCGGTGCCGTGGTGATCAGATCCAGATCGTATTCACGCTCCAGACGCTCCTGGATGATCTCCATGTGCAGCAGACCAAGGAAGCCGCAGCGGAAGCCGAAGCCCAGCGCCGTGGAGCTTTCTGGTTCATAGAACAGGGAAGCATCGTTGAGGCTCAGCTTGCCGAGCGCATCACGGAAGTTTTCATAGTCGTCAGAGCTGACCGGGAACAGACCCGCGTAAACCTGCGGTTTAACCTTTTTAAAGCCTGGCAGCGCTTTGTCTGCCGGGTTACGTGCTCCGGTCAGGGTATCGCCCACTGGCGCGCCGAGGATGTCTTTAATGGCGCAGACAAGCCAGCCTACTTCGCCACATTTCAGCTCGGTACGGTCAACCTGTTTTGGCGTGAAGATACCCAGACGGTCTGCGTTGTAAACCTGGCCAGTACTCATTACCTTGATTTTGTCGCCTTTACGCATGGTGCCGTTTTTAATACGCACCAGCGAGACAACGCCCAGGTAGTTATCAAACCAGGAGTCGATGATCAGCGCCTGCAGCGGGGCATCCGGGTCACCTTCTGGTGCCGGGATATCACGCACCAGGCGTTCCAGCACGTCGGTCACGCCCACGCCCGTTTTAGCGGAGCAGCGCACCGCATCGGTCGCGTCGATGCCGACAATATCTTCAATCTCTTCCGCTACGCGCTCAGGATCGGCAGCTGGCAGGTCAATTTTGTTCAGAACCGGCACAACCTCGAGATCCATTTCCATCGCGGTGTAGCAGTTTGCCAGGGTCTGGGCTTCAACGCCCTGCCCGGCATCCACAACCAGCAGCGCGCCTTCACAGGCCGCCAGCGAGCGTGAAACTTCATAGGAGAAGTCAACGTGGCCTGGGGTGTCGATAAAGTTCAGCTGGTAGATTTCGCCATCAGCCGCTTTGTAATCAAGCGTAACGCTCTGCGCTTTGATGGTGATACCGCGTTCGCGTTCCAGGTCCATGGAGTCCAGAACCTGGGCTTCCATTTCACGATCAGACAGGCCACCGCAAATCTGGATAATACGGTCAGACAGCGTCGACTTACCGTGGTCAATGTGAGCAATGATCGAAAAGTTACGTATGTTCTTCATATAGTTAAATAATTATGCCTTACGAATTCCTGGAGGCCGCTGTTCTTAGCCTGACGTTTTTCAGTGCGAAAACGCCGCATTCTACACTACATCCCCGTTACCTGGAAATGTACTTAGCGCCAGGTATAGCGTGAAGAAATGGCGTTTTCTGTTTTAGGACGTAAAAAAGGACAAAGCCCGATGGATCACCGGGCCTCAGAAGAGAGCGTCTCAACACGAAGCTGGTCGGGTGCTAGCCCTACGCTGAGAATAACAGGCTGCCATTCTTCGCGTGCGGCAAGCTTCGGGGAGAGAGCTTTGGCCAGCCAGAATCCCCCTACACCGCCCAATGCCGCACCACACATGGCGGCCACATCGGTACCAAACAGCATCTGGAATACGCCGCCCATAACAAACAGCCCCACCAGCGGAGAGAGATAAACCAGCATGGCGGACGTGAGCAGGCTACCTTCTGCAATTCCCAGCTCCACCTTTTGCCCCACCATCAGCGGCCGATCGCTTGGCACGGAAATGGTATGCGAGGTTTGCGGCCCGAGCTTGTTCAGCACGCGGCTACCGCAACCGGCTCTGGAAGCACAGCTATTGCATGAGGCCTTAACATCACAGCTCACCAGCGCAATGCCATTCTGCCACGATACGACCGTAGCCCACTCTTTAATCATTGTGCAGCCCTGAATTTAATGCTGTCGGAAATACGCTTCGCCGTTTGTGGCGGTAATTCACCCACAATGGTGATCTCTGCGTTATCGCGAACCGTGGTGCTGACCGTCCTGCGTCCGGTACGAAGCATTTGTTCAGAACTGTTTGCCGATGCGCGGTTAATGTTCACCGAGAAACTGAACAAACCATCGGAATAAAGACGCGATTCAACCGGTGTTTCAATGGTTGGCAGTTGTCGACGGCTGCTGGAGACTTCGCTAAACCCTTGCGGGATCCAGGAAGGAACCCAGTTGAAGTTGACGGAATCACCCGCCGGTACCGAAAGCAACGGTGGCAGGCTGGCTTTCGCCAGATTCTGCATGCTATTACCCACCTGATTGTTCACGCTAAAGGAGATAACGCGGAACTGTTCCAGCGTTTCACCATCACGGTCAAGCAGGTCTACACGCATTGGCAGCTTGGTTTCGGCGTCAATCCAGACGATATAGCTGTAGCGCGTTCCGTCACGGGCAACAACGCGGATCACCTCACACAGTCTGTCCGCAATGCGCGTACGCCCTACCGAAATGAAATCATAGTAAGGCGCAAGACGTTTGAAGTCGGTGTAGATAAGCGATGGCAGAGAATCGACGATATAATCGCCATTCAGTGTGAAAGGCTCCAGACCGGGTTCGAAATAACTGATTTCGTTACCACGCTGGACAACTTCCCGACGCGGGCCATCCATCTGTAAAAGCTGGGCGAGCGGCTGGTTATCAAGACGGGCATGGCGGTATCGTAACGACTCGACGCCCTGCTTATTGATACTGATAAATGCCAACTCGTAATTGAGTGACTGGCTGGCCAGATTCATTTGCTGCAACAACGCCCCGGATGAAACATCAGCCGAGGCGTTGGCAGAGAAGAACAGGCTACCCGCCATCAGAGACATGGCGAACCAAAGTTGCTTCATTACTGCGATTGCGTTCCTAAAGTTTGGTTTCCGGGCACCTGCACAGCCGCTTGCTGGGTTTGTGCCTGCTCAAACTGAAGCTGTTCAGAGTGCAGACGACGCTGCAACTCGTAATCCTGCAACATCGCATTAATGCGACGGCGTTGCTCCTGAACCTGCTGTTGCTGGCCGCCGCTGGCGGATGCATCAGCCGGAACACCCAAACTTACCGGGCTGGCTTTGCCCATCATCGGCAGTGTGTTGAACACTGGCGCTTCTGGCTGCTGATTAGTTTCAGACTGAGTATTATAGTGCTGGACGCCAACGATAACTGCAAGCGATACGCATGCAGCCACACCCATTTGGGTGAGCTGGCTGGCCCACGGACGCACCTTGTGCCAGAACGGCATTTTCTGCCACTGGTGAGGCGCAGGTTGAGCTTCAGGAATCAGCGGAGTGGTCTGACGGACAGGCTCATTTTCAATGGCCGCCATCACGCGAGCTGAGATATCGAAATGGAGAACCTCGCCGGTGTCACCGCGAAGGGTGTCACGGATGAGATGGTAACTCTCCCAGGTCTCTTGCATTTCGGGAGAATGAGACAGCTCGTTGAGCAGTTCACTATCCAGCGTTTCACCATCCATTAAAGCGGAAAGTTTTTCTTTCTGCATGCCTAATACCTTTTCCAGTATCCCGCTATCGTCAACGCCTGATAAGCGGTTGAACTTTATTATCAATTGCTTCTCGCGCACGGAAAATACGTGAACGTACCGTGCCGACCGGACAATCCATGATGGCGGCTATCTCTTCATAGCTCAGACCATCCAACTCCCGTAACGTAATTGCCATGCGTAAATCTTCCGGGAGCGACTCGATCGTGCGAAAAACGATTTGTCTCAGTTCTTCTGACAACATTAAGTTCTCAGGGTTCGAAATTTCTTTCAGCGCACCGCCACTTTCGAAGTTTTCGGCGTCGATTGCGTCCACATCACTTGAAGGCGGACGGCGGCCCTGAGCGACCAAATAATTCTTTGCCGTATTGACCGCAATACGGTACAGCCAGGTATAAAAAGCACTATCTCCCCGGAATGAATCCAGCGCGCGATAGGCCTTAATAAAAGACTCTTGTACTACATCAGGCACATCGCCTGACGGTACATAGCGGGAAACCAGGCTCGCCACCTTATGCTGGTAGCGCACCACCAGTAAGTTAAAGGCTTTCTGATCTCCCTTCTGGACCCGTTCAACCAGGACCTGGTCCGTTAACTGCTCGCTCATCCGAGGTAATGTCTCCCCAAACCTAAATTCCACGCGTTATCGAAACGCCACTCTTAAAAAACCGCACTTTGAGCAAGCACCGAATTAGAGTGTCTGATCTTCAATAAGTTCCGTAACGCCTTTGTTTTTGTTCATCGCGCCGCAGACTGTTCATTTTCTCTCATTATAAGTCTGTTCACGATACGCACCACTTTATGACAAGAAACATCTCTTTTCCCGCCAGAAGAGTAACGCAACCCAGTCTTTATTTCACCACAAAATCTGACGCTAACGATCTGCTTCGCAAAATATTTTCTTTCTTTTACGTGGTTTTAATCCTCCGCCTCGAGTTTAGCGGTTACAACTCACATCAAAAAAAACGTGCGATATCTCGCATTCGGATGCTATTCTGACCAAACACTGTTTAGTAAATTAAACAAAAATCATGAACACAACACCTGAACTGCATTGTGATGTACTGATCATCGGTAGCGGCGCTGCCGGTCTCTCCCTGGCACTGCGTCTGGCCGAACATCAGAGCGTTATCGTTCTGAGCAAAGGGCCGATAAGTGAAGGTTCTACGTTTTATGCCCAGGGCGGTATTGCCGCCGTGTTTGATGAGACAGACAGCATTGCGTCGCATGTCGACGATACGCTGATTGCCGGGGCCGGGATCGTGGATGCACATGCCGCAGAGTTTGTGGCCAGTAATGCCCGTCATTGCGTGCAGTGGTTGATCGATCAGGGCGTATTATTTGATACGCAGGTACAGCCAAACGGTGAAGAAAGCTACCACCTCACCCGCGAAGGCGGGCATAGCCACCGCCGTATCCTGCATGCCGCAGACGCTACCGGTAAAGAAGTCGAAACCACGCTGGCCAGTAAAGCCCTCAGCCATCCTAACATTCGGGTCCTTGAGCGCAGCAATGCCGTTGACCTGATTATTTCCGACAAGATTGGCCTGCCTGGTACGCGTCGTGTCGTGGGTGCCTGGGTCTGGAATCGCAATAAAGAGAAGGTTGAGACCTGTCAGGCGAAAGCCGTGGTGCTGGCGACTGGCGGTGCATCCAAAGTGTATCAGTATACCACCAACCCCGATATTGCCTCCGGAGACGGCATCGCCATGGCCTGGCGCGCCGGTTGTCGCGTGGCAAACCTTGAATTCAACCAGTTTCACCCGACCGCCCTGTTCCATCCTCAGGCGCGTAATTTCCTGCTGACGGAAGCCCTGCGCGGTGAAGGCGCATACCTGAAACGTCCTGACGGCTCCCGCTTTATGCCGGACTTTGACCCCAGGGGCGAGCTGGCACCGCGCGATATCGTTGCCCGCGCCATCGACCATGAAATGAAGCGTCTTGGCGTAGACTGCATGTATCTGGACATCAGCCATAAGCCGGCAGAGTTTATCCGCCAGCATTTCCCGATGATCTACGAAAAGCTGCTGGGTCTGGGGATTGATTTAACCCGCGATTCGGTGCCCATCGTGCCTGCCGCCCACTATACCTGCGGGGGCGTAATGGTTGATGATCATGGTCGCACCGATGTGGATGGCCTGTATGCTATCGGTGAAGTAAGTTATACCGGGCTTCATGGCGCGAACCGGATGGCGTCGAACTCACTGCTGGAGTGTCTGGTTTACGGCTGGTCTGCCGCGGAAGATATCACGAAGCGCATGCCTTACGCCCGTCAGACAGAAAATCTGCCTGCCTGGGATGAAAGCCGCGTGGAGAACCCGGATGAGCTGGTCGTTATTCAGCATAACTGGCACGAACTGCGGCTGTTTATGTGGGACTACGTCGGGATTGTGCGGACCACGAAACGTCTTGAACGCGCATTACGCCGTATCACGATGCTGCAGCAGGAAATCGATGACTATTATGCCAATTTCCGCGTATCCAATAATCTGCTGGAGCTGCGCAATCTGGTTCAGGTTGCCGAATTGATTGTTCGCTGCGCGATGATGCGTAAAGAGAGCCGCGGTTTGCACTATACCCTCGACTACCCCGATCAGCTGGCCGAGTCCGGCCCGTCGATCCTCTCCCCGCAGGTTCACATAAACAGATAAAACGCCTGGGTCAGAGCGGTGTAATCTTCGGAATAACGCTGGTCTGGCCCACGGATCACCATTCGGTCGTTAAAGCATTCACCTTCTTTAGGTGAGAGCG from Enterobacter ludwigii includes the following:
- the lepA gene encoding translation elongation factor 4, producing the protein MKNIRNFSIIAHIDHGKSTLSDRIIQICGGLSDREMEAQVLDSMDLERERGITIKAQSVTLDYKAADGEIYQLNFIDTPGHVDFSYEVSRSLAACEGALLVVDAGQGVEAQTLANCYTAMEMDLEVVPVLNKIDLPAADPERVAEEIEDIVGIDATDAVRCSAKTGVGVTDVLERLVRDIPAPEGDPDAPLQALIIDSWFDNYLGVVSLVRIKNGTMRKGDKIKVMSTGQVYNADRLGIFTPKQVDRTELKCGEVGWLVCAIKDILGAPVGDTLTGARNPADKALPGFKKVKPQVYAGLFPVSSDDYENFRDALGKLSLNDASLFYEPESSTALGFGFRCGFLGLLHMEIIQERLEREYDLDLITTAPTVVYEVQTTNKEIVYVDSPSKLPPLNNIEELREPIAECHMLLPQEFLGNVITLCIEKRGVQTNMVYHGNQVALTYEIPMAEVVLDFFDRLKSTSRGYASLDYNFKRFQASNMVRVDVLINGERVDALALITHNDNAPYRGRELVEKMKELIPRQQFDIAIQAAIGNHIIARSTVKQLRKNVLAKCYGGDVSRKKKLLQKQKEGKKRMKQVGNVELPQEAFLAILHVGKDGK
- the rseC gene encoding SoxR-reducing system protein RseC: MIKEWATVVSWQNGIALVSCDVKASCNSCASRAGCGSRVLNKLGPQTSHTISVPSDRPLMVGQKVELGIAEGSLLTSAMLVYLSPLVGLFVMGGVFQMLFGTDVAAMCGAALGGVGGFWLAKALSPKLAAREEWQPVILSVGLAPDQLRVETLSSEAR
- the rseB gene encoding sigma-E factor regulatory protein RseB; the protein is MKQLWFAMSLMAGSLFFSANASADVSSGALLQQMNLASQSLNYELAFISINKQGVESLRYRHARLDNQPLAQLLQMDGPRREVVQRGNEISYFEPGLEPFTLNGDYIVDSLPSLIYTDFKRLAPYYDFISVGRTRIADRLCEVIRVVARDGTRYSYIVWIDAETKLPMRVDLLDRDGETLEQFRVISFSVNNQVGNSMQNLAKASLPPLLSVPAGDSVNFNWVPSWIPQGFSEVSSSRRQLPTIETPVESRLYSDGLFSFSVNINRASANSSEQMLRTGRRTVSTTVRDNAEITIVGELPPQTAKRISDSIKFRAAQ
- the rseA gene encoding anti-sigma-E factor RseA codes for the protein MQKEKLSALMDGETLDSELLNELSHSPEMQETWESYHLIRDTLRGDTGEVLHFDISARVMAAIENEPVRQTTPLIPEAQPAPHQWQKMPFWHKVRPWASQLTQMGVAACVSLAVIVGVQHYNTQSETNQQPEAPVFNTLPMMGKASPVSLGVPADASASGGQQQQVQEQRRRINAMLQDYELQRRLHSEQLQFEQAQTQQAAVQVPGNQTLGTQSQ
- the rpoE gene encoding RNA polymerase sigma factor RpoE, which gives rise to MSEQLTDQVLVERVQKGDQKAFNLLVVRYQHKVASLVSRYVPSGDVPDVVQESFIKAYRALDSFRGDSAFYTWLYRIAVNTAKNYLVAQGRRPPSSDVDAIDAENFESGGALKEISNPENLMLSEELRQIVFRTIESLPEDLRMAITLRELDGLSYEEIAAIMDCPVGTVRSRIFRAREAIDNKVQPLIRR
- the nadB gene encoding L-aspartate oxidase, translated to MNTTPELHCDVLIIGSGAAGLSLALRLAEHQSVIVLSKGPISEGSTFYAQGGIAAVFDETDSIASHVDDTLIAGAGIVDAHAAEFVASNARHCVQWLIDQGVLFDTQVQPNGEESYHLTREGGHSHRRILHAADATGKEVETTLASKALSHPNIRVLERSNAVDLIISDKIGLPGTRRVVGAWVWNRNKEKVETCQAKAVVLATGGASKVYQYTTNPDIASGDGIAMAWRAGCRVANLEFNQFHPTALFHPQARNFLLTEALRGEGAYLKRPDGSRFMPDFDPRGELAPRDIVARAIDHEMKRLGVDCMYLDISHKPAEFIRQHFPMIYEKLLGLGIDLTRDSVPIVPAAHYTCGGVMVDDHGRTDVDGLYAIGEVSYTGLHGANRMASNSLLECLVYGWSAAEDITKRMPYARQTENLPAWDESRVENPDELVVIQHNWHELRLFMWDYVGIVRTTKRLERALRRITMLQQEIDDYYANFRVSNNLLELRNLVQVAELIVRCAMMRKESRGLHYTLDYPDQLAESGPSILSPQVHINR